ACAGTTTAGAAGTTCTGCAAGTGCAGGAGAAGTTTTCTGAGGATTTACTTTGAATCTATCAGAGTCTTTTACTGGATCAGGAAACTCTTCGATGTATGTAAGTAAACTGTTATATGCTCCCAGGTGAATGTCGGAGATAACGATATATTTAATTTTACTCTTAGGCATTTAGGATGTGAATCATTCAAAAAACGTTAATAAAATCAATTAATTATTGCTATTTTTAGGTAAATGCGGCAAATAAGTAGATTTTTTGACGTTAGGAGGACTGCTTGAAATTTTACGAGGCTATAATAATCGGAACCGGCTTCGGCGGCTCGATCAATGCTTGTCGTTTGTCTAAAAAATGGCCAGGCAAAGTTTTAGTACTCGAACGAGGGAAAGAATATCCTAAAGGCTCTTTTCCGAGATCTCCGGAGGGAATGTCTAAAAACTTCTGGAATATTCCCGAAGAAGGTCCTATTCCCAGGTCTTCCAAGTTCAAAAGAGCAGGCAGACAAACTGGATTATTCGATATTCGTAATTATCCAAAACTAGATGTAGTTCTTTCAGCAGGTTTAGGCGGGGGTTCTTTAATTTATGCGAACGTATTTTTGGAACCTCCCGATCATATTTTCGATCATCGCTGGCCGGAAACTATTAAAAAGAAACATTTAAAACCTTATTATAAAATAGTAAAAGACATTTTAGGATCAAGGCCCATCCCCGATAATGGAGATGATAGACGTAAAGTAGTTCGGACCGAATTATACGAACATTTTGCCAAGCACGAGTCTAGAGTTTCCAAAAGAGCAGACCTTAACGTATTTTTCGGAAATGATTTTAAAAAGCCTACTCCGATCGGGGTCCAGGAAAAAAACCGTTTTGGAGCAGTTCAGACTTCTTGTACGTACTGTGCAGAATGTGATGTTGGATGTAATACCCATTCTAAAAATACTCTGGATCTGAATTATCTCTTTGTAGCAAGGCATTCAAATAAGGCGGAGATCAAGACAGAGCATCTTGCTACTAAAATTGTTCCTTTGAATAGTAAAGGAGAAGAAGATACTTCTCAATCAGGGGAATACGGCTATAGAGTTCATTATTTGAACTTACAAAATGGAAATCCTTCCGAATCTTTTGCAGACACAAAACGTATTGTGGTTTCTGCGGGGACTTTGGGATCTACGGAACTTTTACTTAAATGTAAAACAAAGTTTAAGACCTTAACCAAGATCTCGGATAAACTAGGAACTCAATTCTCAGGGAACGGTGACTTTCTTTCTTTTGCGGCAAAGGGGAAGAAGCCTGCGGATCCGAATTATGGCCCGGTGATCACTCAATATACTGATTATAATTTATTCTCCGGTTTCGATTCCAAAAAAGCGTTCTTGTTGGAAGATGCAAGTTATCCTGTATTTGCTTCCTATTTCGTTTCAGGCGCGATCCCTATCATATTCAAGTTGAAGTATGTTTTTCATTTT
This window of the Leptospira hartskeerlii genome carries:
- a CDS encoding GMC oxidoreductase: MKFYEAIIIGTGFGGSINACRLSKKWPGKVLVLERGKEYPKGSFPRSPEGMSKNFWNIPEEGPIPRSSKFKRAGRQTGLFDIRNYPKLDVVLSAGLGGGSLIYANVFLEPPDHIFDHRWPETIKKKHLKPYYKIVKDILGSRPIPDNGDDRRKVVRTELYEHFAKHESRVSKRADLNVFFGNDFKKPTPIGVQEKNRFGAVQTSCTYCAECDVGCNTHSKNTLDLNYLFVARHSNKAEIKTEHLATKIVPLNSKGEEDTSQSGEYGYRVHYLNLQNGNPSESFADTKRIVVSAGTLGSTELLLKCKTKFKTLTKISDKLGTQFSGNGDFLSFAAKGKKPADPNYGPVITQYTDYNLFSGFDSKKAFLLEDASYPVFASYFVSGAIPIIFKLKYVFHFIGELFKSIFSGKIFGRVGFLLSEALKGDLSYTSAVLLCMGIDTSDGQMYLDKKGNLQIRWPQKENLTLYNTIMDVNKRFAKFTDAKTRFPMPTYSWPVRNNVTVHPLGGCVLGPSANAGVCSSDPKTFGKVFGYEGLYVADGSLLPTAVGANPSMTISALSEMVAEGITGKKPNASLR